CAATTTTAAAACACCACATCGGCAAAACGTTTTGCCATTTAACAGAAATAGTTATCCGTTATTCGCATTTGTTAAGCCCGCCGTTATTCCCTGAGAATGGCCCCTGCCGACGATGTAGGGCGCTCCTGCATTTAAAAATGAAAACACGTTTTTCAACATTGAGTCCGGGTTTCCACCGGGCATATTGCCCCCGAGGCGGGGAGCTGTAATTCGTTAATATCAGGAGAAAATCCCAGTGAAAATAGCAAAAGGCCTGACCCTTATGGCCCTCGCCATGTCGACTCACTCAGCATTCGCGGCAGAAGCGGCGGTGCCGACAGACAGCACGCTGCACGTCAAAGCCGATCCCTCATTAAAAAGCTTGCTGCCTGCCGATATCGCCCAGCGTGGGTATATCGTGGCGGGCACCAACCCCAATACGCCGCCAACCACGTTCTACAAAGAAGACAATAAAACCCTGGCAGGCAGAGAAATTGACGTGATGAACGCGGTAGGCGAAAGGCTTGGTCTGGCCGTGCAGTGGCGGGACACGGGTGGGTTCGACAATATTATTCCAGGCCTGAAAACGGGCCGCTACGATGTCGCGCTGTCCAATATTAACGCGACCCAGGCGCGCCTGAAGCAGGTTGATTTTGTGGGCTACTACAACGCCAGCAGGCTGGGCATTATTTCGCTGAAAAGCGCCAACATCACGCCGTTTAAAACCTTCGACGCCGTATGTGGGAAAGAAGTCGGCGCGGGCGCAGGCACCACGCAAATTACCCGTCTGGAAGAAGCCGGCAAAGCGTGTGAAGCCGCCGGCAAGCCGCCCATAAAAATTGCCGTATTCCCGGACCGCCCGGCAGGCGTTCAGGCGGTAGTGAGCGGCCGCGTCCCGATGTTCTTTGGTCCTTATGAAGGGCTGACCTGGCAAGTGAAGCTCATCAAACCTCTGGCGATGAGCGGCGAAATTGCCGTCAATGATGCGCCAGTTTCCGTTGCCTTCCCGAAGGGATCTGCGCTTGAACCCGCGGTACAGGCCGCACTGAACTCGCTTATCAAAGACGGCAGCTATCAGAAAATCCTCGACAACTGGGGCATTGGCTATGGTGCCGTCACCGAAGCCAAACGTAATGAAGAGATCTTTAAATGAATCCGTCACCAGACAGTACGGACGATTTGCGCATTGTCGGTAAACGCTATTATGGCCGCTGGCTAAGCGCGTTGGTGGTGTTGATTTGCGTCGTCGCCATGGCGCATTCGATGATCAACAACCCACGTTTTGAATGGGGCGTTATCGCACAAAGCTTTACCGAAACATCTATTTTGCAGGGCGTGTTAATGACCCTGCAACTAACGGCTATTTCCGTGGTTCTGGGCTTTGCTTTCGGCACCGTTCTGGCGTTAATGCGCCTCTCATCCAATCCGGTACTTGTCGCCGTGAGCTGGGGCTATACGTGGTTTTTCCGCGGCGTGCCGATGCTGGTTCAGCTATTTCTTTGGTATAACATCGCCGCGCTTTATCCCACGATTTCACTCTCACTTCCGGGAATAGGCGAACTCTGGAGCGCACAATCTAACGCGCTAATCAGCCCGTTTAGCGCGGCGGTCATTGCCCTGGTGATGCACCAATCCGCCTACGCGGCAGAGATAGTGCGGGCGGGCATTCAGAGCGTCAGCAACGGGCAACTGGAGGCCGCCAGAGCGCTTGGCTACCGTCCGGCGCAAATCTTCCGCCATACCATCCTGCCGCAGGCCATGCGCGCTATCCTGCCTCCCGCCGGGAATGAAGTTATCGGCCAGCTCAAAACCACCGCCGTGGTGTCCGTTATTTCGCTGCAGGATGTGCTGTTCTCCGCGCAGATTATCTACCAAAGAACGTATGAGGTTATCCCGCTGCTGCTGGTCGCCACGCTCTGGTATTTGCTGCTCACCTCGGTGCTGTCCGTCGGCCAATATTATGTTGAACGCTATTTCTCCCGCGGTATTACCCGTGGGGCGAAACGTAGCCTGCTAAAAACACTGCTCGATGGCTTTGCCCCGCAGCGCAGAGAAAGGAGTACCAGCCATGGCTGAGGCAATTACCCTGCGTAAGGTCACCAAACACTTTTCGGGCGTGACCGTTCTTGACGAGGTCAACCTGGACATTCCCGCCGGTTCGGTCACCGTTATTCTTGGGCCATCGGGCTCAGGGAAATCGACGCTGCTGCGCTGCATCAATCACCTGGAAAAACTGGACGGCGGCACGATTCGTATCGGGGGCGAACTGGTAGGATACAAACAAAAAGGCAATGCCCTGCACGAGCTCAGCAGCCGGGAAATCGCCCGTCAGCGCAGTGAAATTGGCATGGTGTTTCAGCAATTCAACCTGTTCCCTCACCGCACGGTGCTGCAAAATATCACCGACGCGCCCGTGCGGGTGAAAAACCAAAGCCGCCAGCAGGCCACGGAAAAAGCGCGGGCGCTCTTACGCCAGGTCGGGCTTTCCGGGCGCGAAGAGGAGTGGCCGCAGAACCTTTCAGGCGGCCAACAGCAACGCGTAGCGATTGCGCGGGCGCTGGCTATGGACCCCGGCGTGATGCTGTTCGACGAACCCACCTCCGCGCTGGATCCCGAACTGGTGGGTGAAGTATTACAGGCCATCAAACAGCTGGCCCACTCCGGGATCACCATGGTGATTGTGACCCACGAAATCGGCTTTGCACGGGAAGTTGCCGACAATATCGTGTTTATGGAAAACGGCAAAATTGTCGCCGCCGGTCCCACTCAGCAAGTGCTGGATGACCCAAACAACGCGCGCGTCCGCAACTTCATCGCCACCGTGCTGTAAGGGCTTTTTGATAGCAACTAAAGCGCATCGTTCAGCGCCAGTATCAGCTGGCGCAAATCCTCTTCATTTTCCAGACGGGAAACGCGGGCAAACAGGCTGGTTTTATCGGGTGTACTCGCAGCCTCAAGCTTAGCCAGCACGTTTACCGGAGTGGCCAGCGACTGCTGACGGGTGCGGCGCTGGCGTAGCGTTTCGCCATTATTAAGATAAAGCGTCACTTCATGAAAGCGCCGGGCGGGGTCAATGGCATCCGGCGGCGCGCTGTCATCCGGGGTGCGTACCACTTTTTCCGCCAGGAGCATAATCTCTGCGTTAACGTCACCTTCGGCAAAATCAGCCATCCTTAAATCGTTGTAAATCAGCATCCCCGCGATGACATATTCGAGGCTAAATCGCGCTTCTATACCGTTTTTCGGCACGCGCACTGAGGCCGCAATATCCCCGCCGGGCGGGAATGCCACCGTGATACGCTCAAT
This Klebsiella michiganensis DNA region includes the following protein-coding sequences:
- a CDS encoding amino acid ABC transporter permease → MNPSPDSTDDLRIVGKRYYGRWLSALVVLICVVAMAHSMINNPRFEWGVIAQSFTETSILQGVLMTLQLTAISVVLGFAFGTVLALMRLSSNPVLVAVSWGYTWFFRGVPMLVQLFLWYNIAALYPTISLSLPGIGELWSAQSNALISPFSAAVIALVMHQSAYAAEIVRAGIQSVSNGQLEAARALGYRPAQIFRHTILPQAMRAILPPAGNEVIGQLKTTAVVSVISLQDVLFSAQIIYQRTYEVIPLLLVATLWYLLLTSVLSVGQYYVERYFSRGITRGAKRSLLKTLLDGFAPQRRERSTSHG
- a CDS encoding ABC transporter substrate-binding protein; translation: MKIAKGLTLMALAMSTHSAFAAEAAVPTDSTLHVKADPSLKSLLPADIAQRGYIVAGTNPNTPPTTFYKEDNKTLAGREIDVMNAVGERLGLAVQWRDTGGFDNIIPGLKTGRYDVALSNINATQARLKQVDFVGYYNASRLGIISLKSANITPFKTFDAVCGKEVGAGAGTTQITRLEEAGKACEAAGKPPIKIAVFPDRPAGVQAVVSGRVPMFFGPYEGLTWQVKLIKPLAMSGEIAVNDAPVSVAFPKGSALEPAVQAALNSLIKDGSYQKILDNWGIGYGAVTEAKRNEEIFK
- a CDS encoding arginine ABC transporter ATP-binding protein; translated protein: MAEAITLRKVTKHFSGVTVLDEVNLDIPAGSVTVILGPSGSGKSTLLRCINHLEKLDGGTIRIGGELVGYKQKGNALHELSSREIARQRSEIGMVFQQFNLFPHRTVLQNITDAPVRVKNQSRQQATEKARALLRQVGLSGREEEWPQNLSGGQQQRVAIARALAMDPGVMLFDEPTSALDPELVGEVLQAIKQLAHSGITMVIVTHEIGFAREVADNIVFMENGKIVAAGPTQQVLDDPNNARVRNFIATVL